One Pseudobacteroides sp. genomic window, GTAATTCAATCTCCTTCTTCATCCTAAACCTCTTCATTATGTGCATTGCAGCACTTTTATCATTTTTTGTCCAATATTTGTAATGCAAAGGGCATTATATCAGTCAGGGATTCTACAGTTAAGTCGGTAACTTGAGGTACTTTACCCATTATTATTGTAGGAACTTTATTAAAGGTATGAGTTTTAACCGTCACATCCTCAATATTACCGTGATCGCTGGCAATAATCAAAACATCCTCTTCAAAATCTATCAGCTTTATAAGTGCACCTATAAATAAATCCAGCTTTTCGATTACTTTGGAGGCTTCCTCCATATCGGCCTTATGCCCTACCAAATCGGTCATAAAATGCTCAAAAAGGGTAAAATCATAATCCCTGCTTATTTTATACAGCCGTAAAGCAGCTTCCTCGGGTGTGATAATCTCTACATCATATCCGCTATTTCTTAAGATCTCCCCCGTTATGTCATGATAGACCCCATTTCCCTTTTTATAATCCTCTACGGTTCTAAATGCTATTTTGCTCGAATGGGTCATAACGGAAGTAACAGACGGCCTGTACCTTCTTTCCTTTGGATCATGCATTTTTACAAGGTATTCTTCCCTATATACATTAGAATTAGTCACCCTGTACCCTCTTTTTATAATCTCAGAAAAAAGATTGGATTTTGTAATGATCTTTTTAAGGCTTACAGTAGGTTGTCCGCTTAAATGCCTGCCGAGAATCATGGATGCGTTTTGGGCTGTAAAAATTGCCGTCTGGCCTGTAGCACTCTGGGGAAGGCCCGGGACACCAAGGCTGGCATCGGTAGCAAAAACTTTGCAGTTTTTCAGTATGTATTGTATATTTGAAGCCTTTGCCGACTTTAGAGGGTTCTTTGACTCTTCATCCTCACCAATACCAAACCCATCTATAAAAAGGAAAATCATTCTCATGATTCTACCTCTCTTTCCCCTTTAACATTACCTTTGCAAATTCCTTAATGAACTTAAGGGCACTTACTAAATTAATTACCTCACCAAAATCCTTTTTGATTTTAACCACAGCCGTTGCAGTTTCTTCAGCAGCAGCTCCCAAGCTGCATATTGCAGATTCTACGGCTTTAATCTCTCTATTGGCAGCCTCCGAAGCCTCTTTGATATTATTAGTAATAGAAGGCATGTTTTTAAGGCTTTCGTCAATATTGGCCTGATTATCTTTAAGCAGTGTTTTTACTACCTTTAAGCAATCAGTAAGGTTTTTGAGAAAAATAATTAAAAAAACAGCCGAAACTACTACAGCTGCTGAAACTAAGAGAAGTGCCAAGTCTGTTAATTTGATATAACCGTCCATCCAACACCACCGCCCTTCATATATTAAAATAATAATACCCGGTTTTATCTATGCCTAACCTTTCCAATTGTGCTTTTTACTCCACCAAGCTCAACCTCTTTTTTGGCAAGCTCAAGTTGAAGATCAGTATTTTTGCTTTGCAAAGCCGCATTTTCAGCTGTTAATGCCTTGTTAGCCTCTTTAAGCCTTTCCAATTCAGCTTGTGCATCGTCAAGCTCCTTTTGAAGCCTTTTCTCTTCTTCAAAAGATTTAAAATAATCGTCAGCTATATTAATTGCAGTAAGAACAGCTGCCATTGACGTACTAAGCCTTGTATTGACCTTCATTATCTCATTCATTTTTTTATCTATATATAGACCGATTTTCTGTAAATACTCCTCAGACTCAACGCCAACCAAAGTATAATCTTTTCCAGCTACTCTTATATTAACCTTGTTTTTTACTTCCATTTGATTCACTCCTTAGAAGGATTATGGCATTTAAACCATTAAGCAGTTACTTTTATATTCACCCTGTTATGCATTATTCTTAATTATACTATAATTCGGCAAAAAATAATATATTTTTAATTTTCTAATTTTGTCCTTCTAAAGCACCAAAATATGTTTTGCAATAACCCTCTCATGTATTTGAAGTTATTGCAAAACATATTATATAAAGCAAAAAAATTAATAGTGCCTGATTTCATATGCCAACTATCTTCTTCGGCCTAATATCCTCAGTATAAACAAGAAAAGATTAATAAAGTCAAGATACAATTGCAAGGCACCCAAAATTGCCACATTGTTTTCTCTTGGGGTACCGGCTAGAGTGCCATAATACCTTTTAATTTTCTGCACGTCATACGCCGTAAGTCCCAAAAATACGGCAACTCCTGCATAGGAAATTATCCAGTAAAGTGTTGAGCTGGCAAGAAAAATATTTACTATTGATGCCAGGAGTACTCCTATAAGCCCCATAGCAAGAAATGAACCTATACTCGTCAGATCTTGCTTAGTTACAGCACCATACACGCTCATTGCACCGAAAAACAGAGCTGTAATAAAAAACACATAAAAAATGGAGCCTAATGTATACATGTAAAAAATAAGAGACAGCGTTAGTCCGTTAATAGCTGAGTAGGTTACAAATACACCTGCCGCCGTTGAATAATTCATATTGATTACCCTTGCCGACAAAAACCACACCATCCCTACTTCAGCCAGAACAAGTATTATCAAACTTATTGGATTATACACCAAATATCCAAGGGGTGTAGATACAGCTATAATTGCAGATACTGCAGAAACCATGAGCCCTAAGAACATCCATGCATATACCTTTATCATATGTGCAGCTAATCCTCTTGTTTGAGTATACCCGTCATATTGTCGAAACTCATTCATATAAAAACCTCCTTTATTCGGGAATAATAAAAACTTAATTCCATTCCGGTATTAAAGTTTTATTTAAAATATACAAAACACTTTAAACCTAAAAAAGTCTAAAGCGTTCCGTAGTTTATTCATTCCTTAATGAGTGCCATGACTTCAGCCCTTGTTCTTGCATCAGTTTTAATAATACCTCTTAATGCTGATGTTATGGTCTTTGATCCAGGCTTTTTAATTCCTCTCATAGTCATGCATAAATGCTCTGCCTCCATCACAACCGCAGCACCGATTGGATTAATTGTATCCATCAGAACATCTGCAACCTGACTAGTCAATCTCTCCTGAAGCTGGGGCTTCTTGGCAATAATGTCTACAATTCTGGCCAGCTTGCTAAGACCCATTACTTTCCCTTTTCTAGGAATATATACAACATGGGCAACGCCCACAAATGGCAGCAAATGGTGTTCACATATAGAATATGTGGGAATATCCTTAACAAGTACAATTTCTTCGTGATTCTCTTCCTGGAACACCTTCACATATTCCCTCGGCTCCTTATGCAACCCTGCAAAAATCTCTTCATACATCCTTGCAACTCTATCCGGCGTTTCTATAAGCCCTTCCCTGTCAGGATCATCTCCAATAGCTATTAAAATCTCTCTAACTGCTGCTTTGACTCTCTCCTTATCAACCATCCTTAAAACCTCTCTTTACAAAACAAATACTTTTTAAGCGAAAATATTGGTAATACTTTAGTCATTCCTTTTATTATACTGCAAACTTGTAAAGAGTTCAAAGGTATACGTAATTCTTTTTGCCAAAAAACAGCGGTGTATCATGCTAAGGCATGAATGAAAATTACTTTTTGATCATGCTAAACAAGGGATTCTTCCTGAACTTTGTCTTTTACATAGCTTTTTATAATGTTCATTGACTCGGAAAATTTCTGATAAAACATGACAATCAAGTCTTGCGGCATAGCATTTTCTATAGCTGTTTCCAGTGCTTCGCCCTCAGGCAAAATAATACTTATATTGTCCTTATTAAATCCATTGCTTATCAATGTATCATATAACAACCCTGCTACTTCGCCGGGCTCTCTACCTCTCAAGTCATCATCCTCTTTAATATAAATATGGGTAAACACTTGACTGCACAGGATCCCCACAGCCTTTATACTGCTGTCCTGCCTATCTCCAGGCACACCAATTACACCAACATATCTTCCAGCCTTCTGTGACAGCACAAAGTCGGAAACGCACTCAAAGCCTGCCGGATTATGCCCATAATCCAATAGAACCTTAAAATCTCCCATATCAAAGAGATTGAACCTTCCCGGATTTAATCTTTCATCAGGTATAAAGGTCTTAAGGCCCATCTCGATAAGCTCCACAGGAATCCCTGCAGCATAGAGTGCAGCAGCTGCCGCCAATGAGTTTTCAACATTGCATTTCACATATCCGTCAAAGGTTATTGGAATCTTCGCAACTTCAATAACAGTTATTTCCTTTTCATCATAAATATAGAGGAATCTTCCATCACAATACAGGGCAACACCTCCATTATTTATGTGCTTCCTTAAATAACGATTGTTTTTGTCTTTTGAAAATAGAATAATACTTCCCTTAGCCCTTCCTAAGAAATATTCAATCATAGGGTCGTCAGCGTTCAAAACCGAACTGCCTTCTGGCTTTACCGCTTCCACAATAAGGGATTTGATATAGGCCAAATCCTCAATATCCTTTATACCATCCAAGCCTATATGGTCATCACTTACATTTGTTAAAACAGCTACATCTGCCAGGTCGTATCCCAATCCGCCCCTGACAATACCTCCCCTGGCTGTTTCGAGTACCGCGATCTCCGTTTCCTTGTTGGAAAGTACTATCTGTGCACTTACTGGACCAGTGTTATCTCCTTCCAATATGCACTCATCCCCAATAAAAATACCACTGGTGGTTGTCATTCCGACCTTGCTGCCTTTTAGTCCAAGTGTATGTCTGATTAGCCGGGTAGTTGTTGTTTTACCGTTTGTCCCGGTAACAGCAATAACAGGTATGGAAAACTGGCTGCCCTCAGGATAAAGCATGTCCAATATATCTGCAGCAACATTTCTAGGTTTGCCTTCCGATGGATACAAGTGCATCCTTAGTCCTGGTGCCGCATTAACTTCTATAATGGCACCGTTTTCCTCGTCTATGGGCATGAAAATATCCTTAATTTTCATATCAATACCGGCAACATCAAGCTCAAGCACTTTTGCTGCCTTTATGGCAGCCTTTTTATTTTCGGCGTGTATTTCATCGGTACAGTCCTTCGCCGTACCTCCAGTACTTAGGTTTGTGTTTGATCGCAGATAAATTGTTTCGCCGCTTTTTGGTATATAACTTGTAGTATATCCATTCCTTTTGAGCAAGTCCAATGCCACATTATCAAGTTTTATCCTTGTAAGGGGCTTTTCATGATTATCGCCTCTTAAAGGGTCCTGATTTTTTAATTTTACAAGCTCCGATATGGTATGAATCCCATCACCCTTGACAAAGGGGGGTTTTCTTTCGGAGACCGCTGATACCTTGTCTCCAACCACTAGTATCCTGTAATCCTTTCCTTCTATATAGGATTCAACCATTACAGCTCTGCTGTGCTTTATAGCCTCACTGTACGCTGACCTCACATCCTCTTCGTTTAACAGATTGGTAGAAACCCCTCTACCCTGGCTTCCATCATAGGGCTTAACCACTACAGGATAGCCTATTGACCTGGCTGTGGCCACTGCATCTTCTTCCGAATATACAATTTCACCGTAGGGAACGGGAATTTTATAATCTGTCAGAATCTTTTTGGTGAGGTGTTTATTTGATACAATGTCCACTGCGACACAACCCGATAAACTAGTCAGAGAAGCTTCTACATACTTTGTATTCTTTCCGAGACCAAGCTGCAGAATACTCTCATTCCCAACCCGCCTGACAGGTATACCGCGTCTTACCGCTTCATCATAGATGGCTTTTGTGCTTGGCCCTAACTCACCTTCTATCATCAGTCTTCTCAGCTTATCATAAATCTTCACAAACTGGGCCTTGTCAATACCTTTGTTTTCAAAAAATGCCGTTACAATTTCTATAACAGCCTTTCCGCATTCGACGCCGCACCTTTCATCAACATATTGGTAGATTATATTGTAAATAGAAGGTTCTTTTAATACTCTAGTTTTACCAAAAGCAACATCAAACCCAAGTGTGTTTTGAAGGTCTATAATCGCATGCTCCATAACATGTCCGATATAAGTCCCCTCACTGAGCCTTTCCATAAAGCCGCCTTCATAACCAAGTGAACAGCCGTGTTTTTTCAGTCCTGGAAAAAGTTCAACAATATATTCGTTAAAACCTGGCATATCGCAGGTAGGTTTTTGATATAAATCCCCTATGTCCACCTCCATCCTTATAACCGGCTTGAAACTATATATGTTTTTTCCTTCAAAAATGCGTATATTATTTATTTGCACTTTCTTTCCTCCTGAAACTAAATAATAAATATCAATGCAATCTAAGGACTTCCCTGCTTTTCATATCAAAGCCGTATCCTTCCGGCAATACATGGACTGTTACGTTGGCTATTGCCAGTATTTCATCAGGCTTTAATTCAGATACATTTGAGCTTACAATGGATTTCCCGTCTATGATTGTTACAGCATATGATCCTACAACTTCAAAATGTGCATCAGGATAAACCCTTATTGCTGTATCCTCGTCAATTCCAATTCCAAGCATGTGAGGGTTTTCAGCAACTCCGCACATAAGGCGTCCGAACCTGCCTCTTTGATCAAAGTGCTGGTCTATAATAGCTTCCTCTAAAAGTCCAAGGCCCGACGCCATTTTAAGGGTACATTTTCTTGCCGGATCATTGCTGTTTCCATCAACAATCATGGTATTGCTCATTACTGATGCACCAGCACTGGTTCCCGCTATAACAACACCTTTTAGATATGCTTCCTTAAGGGCAGAAAAAACCTTTGTTCCTCCAAGAATACTTGTTATCCTTAGTTGGTCTCCACCAGTCATAAAGACACCTCCCGAATTGACTATCTTTCTATAATTGTCTTCATTGTTGGCGTCCTCTCTCGTGCTTATATCGAGAATCTCAATATTATTTATTCCAAGCCTTTGAAATACATTGAGGTATTCATTTCCAACTTCTATCGGGTGCTCAGTAGCTGTTGTAAGAACAACAAATTCTGCATCTATAGTTCCGGCTATTTCAGCAACTTTTTTTAGAACCTTGCTTTCTCCTTTTTTATCTTCTGCTCCACCGATAATAACCAAATTTCCTCTTGCTTTTTCCTCCATTGCATCCTCCATTATTTACCACAGATGTTTTGTATTGTGTAGTCCAAGATCGCCTCATTAAACATAAGCCCTATTCCCATAAGTATTACACTTGCCATAATTATAGGCAACCCATGCCTGCTGCCGTTTTTTGAAACCACTATTCCCATTATTACTCCAATAACACCAAATGCATAGGGTATTATAAAAATCGATAACAAGGCACAAACCCAGCCTGCAAGTATGCATAGGACAGTTCCTTTAAGGGATGCACCACTTCTTTTTTCTATACTATATTCATTCATATGATCACCTTTTGCAATTAAAAGTGCTATACATTAATCACTTTTAATAGTTTTCTTCTTACTGATTTTATAGAATAATTTATAGGCCAAAAGGGTTAAGAATAGCAGAACTATAAAACCCAGCTTGTACACAATTATGTTGCTTAATACGCAGAAAAAATAATACAGCCCGCTTGCTATTTGATTTATTAATGATGCCATCTTAGTTCTCGTAGCTCCCTTTTTTTATGGTTTTTCCCTCATGCACAAAACTAACTCCATTTATCATGAGTTCAAATATTTTAAGTTCTTTCTCATCCATCACCAAAATATCAGCATCACTTCCGTTGGCTAATATTCCTTTTTGCGGATATAATTTCAGCAGCTGTGCCACATTTAAAGTTACCGTACTAAATACATCTTCAATTTTTAATCCTCTTTCCAATATGCTTTTCTTTAAATCATCAATAAGCATATTTACCTTGCCTACTCCAAGTTCACCGCTGCTATTGGGTATACTTCCGTTTGCATCGGACGAAATAGTCACCCTGTCAAGCCCTTTGCCGCTTTCAATAATTATTGACAATGCATCCGGTACATCATACCCCATTCCGCCGGTACTTCCTGCAGTTAGATCGATGTTTCCTCCCGCTTTTAAATGCTCCAGTCCCTGCTCAAACAGCTTTCTGTTTCTGTTAACATGGGTTGGAACAAACATCTCAACAGGAAATTCAGAATCATTCAAAAGATCGGTTAAAGGTTTCAGCCCGTCCTTACCATCACCTACATGTATATGAAGCACACCTGCCTTGTTGGATATCATAGAGCCTATTTTCACCTCATAGGCAAGTGACTTTAATTCTTTAGTATCAGGGTGGCTGCTCCTGTAATCGGAGATAGCGATCTCCCCTGCACCAATTACCTTGTCAATAAATGTAATGTCTGAAATAACACTTCCTGTGAGCGTTGTTGTTGGCAATCCATAGCTGCCTGTATATATAAATGTGTTAACACCTTCAACTTCCAGGGCCCTCGCCTTTGCAAGCAGGCCTGCCATACTCCTTGTCAGCCCGTCAAAACCTAAAACTCCTACAACAGTTGTTATACCCGCATTCACTATATCCGTCAGAAATATTTCCGGTATTCTGCTGGCCGGGCCTCTTTCTCCCCCGCCGCCAATAATATGAAGGTGTTGGTCAATAATTCCCGGCAAAACGATTTTACCGGTACAATCAATGGTTTCAACATCCCAAAGCCCGTCTTGCGTAATATTTTCCTGAACTTTAATTATCTTTCCCACAGCTATCAAAATATCCATAACTCCCATATACTGTGGGCTATATATCTTCCCATTTTTTAATAGTTTAAACAATACGTCACCTCAAGTCCATTTATAAAACCTTAGTAAACGGCAGAATGCAGTGTTTCATATAATATAACCACTATATAATATATCCACCCATATAATATTAATACATTCACACAAATTTACGTTTGTCTTTCACAATTCCAGATATACACACGTTTCTGTTCATATATTAAATATTTGGTAAATAGCAATAAAAAGTTTCTATATATTATATATTGTTTGTTATGCAATTTTTTATCCTTCCAAGATTTATTTTTTATGTAAACCACAGAAACCCACGTATTACAGCCTTCACAAGACCCTTTTACATTATATGTTAATAGCCTTTCTGAAAATCCGCCTTCATTTTGGCATGTAATAACATGTATCTAATTTACATAAATGTTATTATATAATTTGAATTTTTTCTAAAAGTCTGTTAATATTGTCTTTGATAATTTGTTTTCTTTATCAATATTTCTAATAATTTATTAAAAAGGGTGATGAGTGTGCCTTCTGAATTTGATTCACTTACGTCAAAGCAAAAAAAGATTTATTCAGCAATTGAAACATTTATTAGAGAAAACGGTATTCCTCCAACAGTTAGAGAAATCGGTGAATTGGTAGGGGAAAAGACACCGGGAGCAGTACAAGGTATACTAAACAGGTTACAACAAAAAGGGGTTATAAAGAGAGAAGTAGGTATGGCACGTTCTATCAAGCTTGTTTCTGGAAATTCCCAATACACAGACCCTGTTTATATTCCTGAAGTAAAGAAAATAAGCAAAAGAAATATTGGTGATTTGTATAGCATTTACAATGTTGTCAAATATCAGCCAGTACCTCCGGACTTCCTTGAAGATGCGACAGATTGTTTTATTTTAAACTGTCCTGACAACAGCCTGATTGATAGTGGAATTAAGTATGAAGATGTCTTAGTAATTTCAAAAGGTTCAAGCATATGCGATGGAGATATTGTTTTGATACTATTTGAAAACTCAGCACTTTTAAGAAAGTATTATAAGGGCGAGAATGAAGATTCAATAACTCTTAAAGCAGACAGCAATTTGCTTGGCAGAGAAACTTTCAGCAAGGACGAGGTCATAATAGTCGGTAGATTGGTTGGTAAGTATACCAAATATTAATTGTTATATCGTATAACTGGAGGAGTAAAATCTTATTTGTATTTTTTGTTTTACATCATATTACCTTGAAAAAGTTAGGGGTTAATAACTATTTATGATTAACAAGGTTTAAAATTAAAGGGGCTGTTGCACTAAGTAGTGCACAGCTCCCCTTTTTATGTCTGGAAACTCCCAGAACAAAACCGCTTGCTTGTATAAAATTTATGCTTTAGAAATTTCGCTGTTAATGAGGCTTCCCATTTTAGTTGTCCCAACCAGCTCAGTTCCTTCGCTGTAAATATCACCTGTCCTGTAACCTTTTTCAAGAACCCTTTCAACAGCAGCTTCTATGTCTTTTGCAATATCGTCAAGACCGCATGAATATCTCATCATCATTGCAACCGATAAAATTGTAGCTATTGGGTTTGCTTTGTCCTGACCTGCTATATCTGGAGCAGATCCGTGAATAGGCTCGTACAAACCGAGTGTACCTGCACCGAGGCTGGCTGATGGAAGCATTCCAATAGAACCTGTTATCATGGATGCCTCATCCGACAATATGTCTCCAAACATGTTGGATGTAACAATAACATCAAACTGCATAGGGTTTCTGACAAGCTGCATAGCTGCGTTGTCAACATACATATGATTGAGGGTAACTTCAGGGTATTCTTTGGACATTTTAACAACCACTTCTCTCCAAAGCCTTGAGCTCTCAAGAACATTGGCCTTATCAACTGAAGTCAATATTTTGTTTCTCTTCATGGCTGACTCAAACCCTACTTTTGCAATCCTCTCCACCTCAGCAGTACTATACATTTCAGTATCATAAGCAGCCTCACCCATTCCTTCAACGGAAGTTCTTCCCCTTTTACCAAAATATATACCG contains:
- a CDS encoding alkaline phosphatase family protein, whose product is MRMIFLFIDGFGIGEDEESKNPLKSAKASNIQYILKNCKVFATDASLGVPGLPQSATGQTAIFTAQNASMILGRHLSGQPTVSLKKIITKSNLFSEIIKRGYRVTNSNVYREEYLVKMHDPKERRYRPSVTSVMTHSSKIAFRTVEDYKKGNGVYHDITGEILRNSGYDVEIITPEEAALRLYKISRDYDFTLFEHFMTDLVGHKADMEEASKVIEKLDLFIGALIKLIDFEEDVLIIASDHGNIEDVTVKTHTFNKVPTIIMGKVPQVTDLTVESLTDIMPFALQILDKK
- the zapA gene encoding cell division protein ZapA, with the translated sequence MEVKNKVNIRVAGKDYTLVGVESEEYLQKIGLYIDKKMNEIMKVNTRLSTSMAAVLTAINIADDYFKSFEEEKRLQKELDDAQAELERLKEANKALTAENAALQSKNTDLQLELAKKEVELGGVKSTIGKVRHR
- a CDS encoding Bax inhibitor-1/YccA family protein, with the translated sequence MNEFRQYDGYTQTRGLAAHMIKVYAWMFLGLMVSAVSAIIAVSTPLGYLVYNPISLIILVLAEVGMVWFLSARVINMNYSTAAGVFVTYSAINGLTLSLIFYMYTLGSIFYVFFITALFFGAMSVYGAVTKQDLTSIGSFLAMGLIGVLLASIVNIFLASSTLYWIISYAGVAVFLGLTAYDVQKIKRYYGTLAGTPRENNVAILGALQLYLDFINLFLFILRILGRRR
- the folE gene encoding GTP cyclohydrolase I FolE — translated: MVDKERVKAAVREILIAIGDDPDREGLIETPDRVARMYEEIFAGLHKEPREYVKVFQEENHEEIVLVKDIPTYSICEHHLLPFVGVAHVVYIPRKGKVMGLSKLARIVDIIAKKPQLQERLTSQVADVLMDTINPIGAAVVMEAEHLCMTMRGIKKPGSKTITSALRGIIKTDARTRAEVMALIKE
- the cphA gene encoding cyanophycin synthetase codes for the protein MQINNIRIFEGKNIYSFKPVIRMEVDIGDLYQKPTCDMPGFNEYIVELFPGLKKHGCSLGYEGGFMERLSEGTYIGHVMEHAIIDLQNTLGFDVAFGKTRVLKEPSIYNIIYQYVDERCGVECGKAVIEIVTAFFENKGIDKAQFVKIYDKLRRLMIEGELGPSTKAIYDEAVRRGIPVRRVGNESILQLGLGKNTKYVEASLTSLSGCVAVDIVSNKHLTKKILTDYKIPVPYGEIVYSEEDAVATARSIGYPVVVKPYDGSQGRGVSTNLLNEEDVRSAYSEAIKHSRAVMVESYIEGKDYRILVVGDKVSAVSERKPPFVKGDGIHTISELVKLKNQDPLRGDNHEKPLTRIKLDNVALDLLKRNGYTTSYIPKSGETIYLRSNTNLSTGGTAKDCTDEIHAENKKAAIKAAKVLELDVAGIDMKIKDIFMPIDEENGAIIEVNAAPGLRMHLYPSEGKPRNVAADILDMLYPEGSQFSIPVIAVTGTNGKTTTTRLIRHTLGLKGSKVGMTTTSGIFIGDECILEGDNTGPVSAQIVLSNKETEIAVLETARGGIVRGGLGYDLADVAVLTNVSDDHIGLDGIKDIEDLAYIKSLIVEAVKPEGSSVLNADDPMIEYFLGRAKGSIILFSKDKNNRYLRKHINNGGVALYCDGRFLYIYDEKEITVIEVAKIPITFDGYVKCNVENSLAAAAALYAAGIPVELIEMGLKTFIPDERLNPGRFNLFDMGDFKVLLDYGHNPAGFECVSDFVLSQKAGRYVGVIGVPGDRQDSSIKAVGILCSQVFTHIYIKEDDDLRGREPGEVAGLLYDTLISNGFNKDNISIILPEGEALETAIENAMPQDLIVMFYQKFSESMNIIKSYVKDKVQEESLV
- a CDS encoding cyanophycinase, translating into MEEKARGNLVIIGGAEDKKGESKVLKKVAEIAGTIDAEFVVLTTATEHPIEVGNEYLNVFQRLGINNIEILDISTREDANNEDNYRKIVNSGGVFMTGGDQLRITSILGGTKVFSALKEAYLKGVVIAGTSAGASVMSNTMIVDGNSNDPARKCTLKMASGLGLLEEAIIDQHFDQRGRFGRLMCGVAENPHMLGIGIDEDTAIRVYPDAHFEVVGSYAVTIIDGKSIVSSNVSELKPDEILAIANVTVHVLPEGYGFDMKSREVLRLH
- the iadA gene encoding beta-aspartyl-peptidase, which produces MFKLLKNGKIYSPQYMGVMDILIAVGKIIKVQENITQDGLWDVETIDCTGKIVLPGIIDQHLHIIGGGGERGPASRIPEIFLTDIVNAGITTVVGVLGFDGLTRSMAGLLAKARALEVEGVNTFIYTGSYGLPTTTLTGSVISDITFIDKVIGAGEIAISDYRSSHPDTKELKSLAYEVKIGSMISNKAGVLHIHVGDGKDGLKPLTDLLNDSEFPVEMFVPTHVNRNRKLFEQGLEHLKAGGNIDLTAGSTGGMGYDVPDALSIIIESGKGLDRVTISSDANGSIPNSSGELGVGKVNMLIDDLKKSILERGLKIEDVFSTVTLNVAQLLKLYPQKGILANGSDADILVMDEKELKIFELMINGVSFVHEGKTIKKGSYEN
- a CDS encoding LexA family protein translates to MSVPSEFDSLTSKQKKIYSAIETFIRENGIPPTVREIGELVGEKTPGAVQGILNRLQQKGVIKREVGMARSIKLVSGNSQYTDPVYIPEVKKISKRNIGDLYSIYNVVKYQPVPPDFLEDATDCFILNCPDNSLIDSGIKYEDVLVISKGSSICDGDIVLILFENSALLRKYYKGENEDSITLKADSNLLGRETFSKDEVIIVGRLVGKYTKY
- the leuB gene encoding 3-isopropylmalate dehydrogenase, translated to MTQKTFKITVLPGDGIGPEVIKQAIATIKEVEKKYGCKFELTEALIGGCAIDAHGVPLPDSTLEQCKNSDAVLLGAVGGAKWDTLPGHIRPEAGLLAIRAGLGLFANLRPAIIYGSLKNASPLRSDIVQDGIDIMVVRELTGGIYFGKRGRTSVEGMGEAAYDTEMYSTAEVERIAKVGFESAMKRNKILTSVDKANVLESSRLWREVVVKMSKEYPEVTLNHMYVDNAAMQLVRNPMQFDVIVTSNMFGDILSDEASMITGSIGMLPSASLGAGTLGLYEPIHGSAPDIAGQDKANPIATILSVAMMMRYSCGLDDIAKDIEAAVERVLEKGYRTGDIYSEGTELVGTTKMGSLINSEISKA